Proteins encoded by one window of Candidatus Nomurabacteria bacterium:
- a CDS encoding polysaccharide pyruvyl transferase family protein, giving the protein MKIKEFIKKNNLENSFLIGYYGGGNLGDELLLEIMQNLFFEAGYKKIKILYFNLKRFTIYHKDFGFIAIHLKEKYKVLKSFFNSKNIVVGGGGLWGLDFGLKVFIFSFIIFFCRFFLFKKVYFFGVGYYKSTTFLGHIGAFLASVGASHIYARDEESYKNFRRFNKKVSIERDMAFYLSEINLNKYTEDVARIEQDIRIEQPVMVVCFRRFTGKHANDYTKLITEVIEKYQNQRFILSIFEPKDIDPEGYSYISNLKTKLSNVQTITDFQYNPVSVYLFFKKYSTNITLIAPQFHAEIIAYLSGIPFLPLSYDNKNTELLHSLNIEPVYIKTLKLVDIETFLITNNKLIML; this is encoded by the coding sequence ATGAAAATTAAAGAATTTATTAAAAAAAATAATCTAGAAAACTCCTTTCTAATCGGATATTACGGTGGGGGTAATTTAGGTGATGAATTATTACTTGAGATTATGCAAAATCTCTTTTTTGAAGCAGGGTATAAGAAAATTAAGATTCTTTATTTCAATTTAAAACGATTTACAATTTACCATAAAGATTTTGGCTTTATAGCTATACATCTAAAAGAAAAATATAAAGTTCTAAAGAGTTTTTTCAATTCAAAAAATATTGTTGTAGGTGGGGGAGGACTTTGGGGGCTAGATTTCGGATTAAAAGTTTTTATTTTTAGTTTTATAATATTTTTCTGCAGATTTTTTCTATTCAAGAAAGTTTACTTTTTTGGAGTTGGCTACTATAAATCAACAACATTTTTAGGTCACATAGGTGCCTTCCTAGCGTCCGTTGGTGCGAGTCATATATACGCACGGGATGAAGAAAGTTATAAAAATTTCAGACGGTTTAATAAGAAAGTTTCTATCGAGAGAGATATGGCTTTTTATTTATCTGAGATCAATTTAAACAAATATACTGAAGATGTAGCTAGAATCGAGCAAGATATAAGAATAGAACAACCTGTGATGGTGGTTTGCTTTAGAAGATTTACTGGAAAGCACGCAAATGATTATACGAAACTTATAACTGAAGTAATCGAAAAATACCAAAATCAGCGATTCATTTTAAGCATATTTGAACCAAAAGACATTGATCCAGAAGGATATAGTTATATTTCAAATCTAAAAACAAAACTTTCAAACGTTCAGACAATAACTGATTTCCAGTATAATCCTGTCTCTGTGTATCTATTTTTTAAAAAATATTCAACGAATATTACTCTTATTGCACCACAATTCCATGCAGAAATTATCGCTTATCTAAGTGGAATTCCTTTCCTTCCATTATCATACGATAATAAAAATACAGAATTGCTCCATAGTTTGAATATAGAGCCTGTGTATATAAAAACTCTTAAGTTAGTTGATATAGAAACATTTCTAATAACTAACAATAAATTGATAATGTTATAA
- a CDS encoding glycosyltransferase family 4 protein translates to MDLKNPKAGGAEVLTEGILRELVHQGHQVTLFCNHFEGALREEIVDGYTVIRRGYYWSVQLLAPFFWFTRFKKENFDIVIDQIHSLPFLTPLYVPRHKRFAFIHEVAKDIWFTMFPFPFSYIGYATEYLLLQLYRTTRFITVSDSTKGDLISIGIPNKNITITPEAIVMPEPILMEKSAVPTIIFIGRLTQMKRVEDFLDMAALVKKVLPNLQTWIVGPGEEVYVESLKSKSQKLDLGATFFGRANDKEKYILLAQAHVLASCSVKEGYGLVIIEAGTMATPSVTYNVAGFRDAIIDGTTGLLSQKNTPESLALAVLKLLEDKALCAKLADQAKAHSQQFTFPNAAQAFEKILLS, encoded by the coding sequence ATGGATTTGAAAAATCCTAAGGCCGGTGGGGCTGAAGTATTAACCGAAGGCATTCTCCGTGAGTTAGTACATCAAGGCCACCAGGTGACACTCTTCTGTAATCATTTTGAAGGCGCTCTTAGGGAAGAAATAGTTGATGGGTATACCGTAATCCGTCGAGGTTATTATTGGAGTGTGCAATTACTCGCCCCATTTTTCTGGTTTACGAGATTCAAAAAAGAAAACTTCGACATCGTGATCGATCAGATTCATAGTTTGCCATTTTTGACACCGCTCTACGTACCGAGACACAAGCGTTTTGCGTTTATACACGAAGTTGCCAAAGATATTTGGTTTACGATGTTTCCATTTCCGTTTTCATACATTGGCTATGCGACTGAGTATCTGCTTCTGCAGCTTTATCGAACAACTAGATTTATCACGGTGTCTGATTCGACCAAGGGTGACCTCATATCGATAGGTATACCAAATAAAAATATAACGATTACGCCAGAAGCGATCGTCATGCCTGAACCTATACTCATGGAGAAAAGTGCGGTACCAACTATTATTTTTATCGGTCGACTAACCCAAATGAAACGTGTCGAAGACTTTCTCGATATGGCTGCGCTCGTGAAAAAAGTTCTCCCAAATCTCCAGACATGGATCGTAGGGCCTGGTGAAGAAGTCTATGTCGAAAGTCTAAAGTCTAAAAGTCAAAAGTTAGACCTTGGAGCGACCTTTTTTGGTAGGGCAAATGATAAAGAAAAATACATTCTCCTAGCTCAAGCGCACGTGCTCGCGAGTTGCTCAGTCAAAGAGGGCTACGGGCTCGTTATCATCGAGGCTGGCACAATGGCAACCCCTAGTGTAACGTATAACGTAGCGGGCTTCAGGGACGCTATTATAGACGGTACGACAGGGCTTCTCAGTCAAAAGAACACCCCAGAATCGCTCGCGCTAGCTGTGCTTAAGCTTTTGGAAGATAAGGCACTTTGCGCCAAACTTGCAGACCAAGCCAAGGCTCACAGTCAGCAGTTTACCTTCCCAAATGCCGCCCAGGCTTTTGAAAAGATTTTGCTATCCTAA
- a CDS encoding four helix bundle protein encodes MKSYKDLIVWQKGIDLVNEIYVMTKKFPKSEQFSLTSQMLRAAISIPSNIAEGWSRNYQTEFGRFLSIAIASAAELETQVIIAKRQYPEISYMKAESLVFEIQKMLLSLIKTTKK; translated from the coding sequence ATAAAATCCTATAAAGATCTCATAGTTTGGCAGAAGGGTATTGATCTTGTAAATGAAATATATGTCATGACAAAAAAATTTCCTAAAAGTGAGCAATTTTCTCTAACTTCACAGATGCTTCGTGCAGCGATTTCTATTCCATCAAATATTGCTGAAGGTTGGTCACGTAATTATCAGACAGAATTTGGAAGATTTTTATCAATAGCGATTGCTTCGGCTGCAGAACTTGAAACCCAAGTAATTATTGCAAAAAGACAGTATCCAGAAATTTCATATATGAAAGCTGAATCATTAGTATTTGAAATTCAGAAAATGTTGCTTAGTCTTATTAAAACAACTAAGAAGTAG